Proteins from one Oscillatoria nigro-viridis PCC 7112 genomic window:
- a CDS encoding Ycf66 family protein: MVNLGLNWSSLLGIILAVAGAGLYFLRSWRPKLARDHDIFFAAVGLLCGGILLFQGWRLDPILAFGQFLLTGSAIFFAAESIKLRGATTAQAKSRAQYIDEDRPISNAYGYDGYDSDIDQLEPEEDYPPRPRIRGSQDYRSSREAYDDEPRRRPSNRNGSVNTSKPDSPDRSSRKRPSRPEAPPAQESDNWDVSDNPEERPTRSRSSRPPASENRSSDTPPRTKKPRPAESSRSRPSNRDVEAPPSDYVEYRPVEYPEDQPDNSPSFDK, encoded by the coding sequence ATGGTCAATTTAGGATTGAACTGGAGCAGCCTGTTAGGGATTATCCTAGCAGTAGCAGGGGCAGGACTGTATTTTCTGCGATCGTGGCGTCCCAAACTAGCCCGAGACCACGATATTTTTTTTGCAGCAGTCGGGCTGCTGTGCGGCGGTATTCTGTTATTTCAAGGGTGGCGGCTTGACCCAATTCTGGCCTTCGGTCAATTTCTGCTCACTGGTTCCGCCATATTTTTTGCAGCAGAAAGCATTAAACTGCGAGGAGCGACCACAGCCCAAGCCAAAAGTCGCGCTCAATACATAGATGAAGACCGACCGATCAGCAACGCCTACGGTTACGACGGCTACGATTCCGACATCGACCAGCTAGAACCAGAGGAAGACTATCCGCCGCGTCCCCGCATCAGAGGCAGCCAAGACTACCGTTCCTCTCGCGAAGCCTACGACGACGAACCCCGCCGCCGCCCCTCGAATCGCAACGGCAGCGTTAACACCTCCAAGCCCGACTCGCCCGATCGATCGTCGCGCAAACGTCCCTCTCGGCCAGAAGCCCCGCCTGCTCAAGAGTCTGACAACTGGGACGTTTCAGACAACCCCGAAGAAAGACCGACCCGCAGCCGCAGCAGTCGCCCCCCTGCTTCGGAAAACCGCAGTTCCGATACGCCGCCGAGAACCAAAAAACCCCGTCCTGCGGAATCATCGAGGTCTCGTCCCAGCAACCGCGACGTGGAAGCACCGCCGTCAGATTACGTGGAGTATCGACCTGTAGAATACCCGGAAGACCAACCGGATAATTCCCCCAGTTTCGACAAATAG
- a CDS encoding RNA-guided endonuclease InsQ/TnpB family protein, whose translation MLVFEFKASGKKQQFDAVDEAIRTVQFIRNKALRFWMDNEKVDKYALNKYSAVLAKEFPFCDDLNSMARQSSSERAWSAISRFYDNCKKKVPGKKGFPQFQKHNRSVEYKTTGWRLADDRKSITFTDKQGIGKLKLKGTRDLHFYQRSQIKRVRLVRRADGYYVQFCIQVDRSEKIEITGNAIGLDVGLKEFYTDSNGIAVDNPRFLRKGERRLKKAQKRVSKRVKGSQNRKKARAILGKRHLKISRQRKDFAVKLARCVIQSNDCVVYEDLRIKNMVKNHCLAKSINDASWYMFRIWLEYFGKVFGRITIAVPANGTSQECSSCGTIVKKSLSTRTHACRCGCVLDRDWNAAKNILSRGLSTAGHVGTWILDPNACGELTATDVEVILHRQVDSANQESPRL comes from the coding sequence ATGTTAGTTTTTGAGTTCAAAGCATCGGGTAAAAAGCAGCAATTTGACGCTGTAGACGAAGCGATTAGAACAGTGCAGTTCATCCGAAACAAAGCACTGCGGTTTTGGATGGACAACGAAAAAGTTGATAAATACGCATTGAACAAGTATAGCGCTGTTTTAGCTAAGGAATTTCCGTTTTGCGATGACTTGAATAGCATGGCTCGACAATCTAGCTCAGAAAGAGCGTGGTCGGCAATCTCCCGATTCTACGACAACTGTAAAAAGAAAGTCCCAGGAAAAAAAGGATTCCCGCAATTCCAGAAACACAACCGCTCCGTCGAATACAAGACTACGGGCTGGCGTCTGGCAGACGACCGGAAATCAATCACTTTTACCGACAAGCAAGGAATCGGAAAGCTCAAGTTAAAAGGAACGCGCGACTTACATTTCTACCAGCGCAGTCAAATCAAACGAGTACGTTTGGTGAGACGGGCAGACGGATATTATGTCCAGTTTTGCATTCAAGTTGACCGTTCTGAAAAGATTGAAATCACGGGTAACGCCATCGGGTTAGATGTAGGACTTAAAGAGTTTTACACTGACTCAAATGGCATTGCAGTTGATAACCCGCGTTTCCTCCGCAAGGGAGAACGCAGGTTGAAGAAAGCCCAAAAACGAGTTTCAAAACGAGTCAAGGGTTCGCAAAACAGAAAAAAAGCTAGAGCAATTCTAGGAAAGCGCCACCTCAAAATAAGTAGACAGCGTAAAGATTTTGCCGTGAAGTTGGCAAGATGCGTCATCCAGTCTAACGACTGTGTAGTCTACGAAGATTTGAGGATTAAAAATATGGTGAAGAATCACTGTCTGGCAAAATCGATTAACGACGCATCTTGGTATATGTTCCGAATTTGGTTGGAATATTTTGGCAAAGTATTCGGAAGAATTACGATTGCCGTACCAGCTAACGGAACAAGTCAAGAATGCTCTAGTTGCGGAACAATTGTTAAGAAAAGTCTCTCAACGCGAACCCACGCTTGTCGGTGTGGATGCGTATTAGATCGTGACTGGAACGCAGCTAAAAATATCCTGAGTCGGGGATTGAGTACGGCGGGGCACGTCGGAACTTGGATCTTAGATCCGAACGCTTGTGGAGAATTGACCGCTACCGATGTTGAAGTAATTCTGCACCGGCAAGTCGATTCTGCGAATCAAGAATCTCCTCGGCTTTAG
- a CDS encoding redoxin domain-containing protein codes for MSIHFPTVGGRRVVLFFFASTAFEQIQVILKSFQELSEEFQSLQVPRFGVSVDPGDKEQNRPTTIAP; via the coding sequence GTGTCAATTCATTTCCCGACTGTTGGCGGCCGGCGAGTCGTGCTGTTTTTCTTTGCCAGCACAGCTTTTGAACAAATCCAAGTTATCCTCAAAAGCTTTCAAGAGCTTTCAGAAGAATTCCAAAGCTTGCAAGTACCGCGGTTCGGAGTGAGCGTTGACCCAGGAGACAAAGAACAAAACAGACCGACAACAATTGCTCCGTAA
- a CDS encoding 2OG-Fe(II) oxygenase family protein, producing MDKTVSQQYGVFRDVEENGVAGVHYAPQTFVLNENLQVINILPMGEPHQHAQQVLDFLKTLHSIEEARSATRHAPVLVIPNVLDKQFCRTLIDMYKADGGSPSGFMRQIGGKTVGLHDDTFKKRRDFFIQDEDFQRQLNAIILRRVRPEIEKAFQFTITRFERYLIGCYDADSGGYFRPHRDNTSKATVHRRFAMTLNLNVGDYTGGFLRFPEYAPHGYKGDSGTAIIFSCSLLHEATAVISGQRFALLSFFYGNEDAALREANFKYLAADSDSRIGEPA from the coding sequence TTGGATAAAACAGTCAGCCAGCAGTACGGTGTTTTCCGAGATGTCGAAGAAAATGGAGTTGCCGGAGTTCACTATGCACCCCAAACTTTTGTACTCAACGAAAACCTTCAGGTAATTAATATTTTGCCGATGGGCGAACCGCACCAACACGCCCAGCAAGTATTAGATTTTCTCAAAACTTTGCACTCAATTGAGGAAGCCCGATCCGCTACTCGCCACGCCCCGGTGTTAGTAATTCCTAACGTTTTGGACAAACAATTTTGCCGTACTTTGATCGATATGTACAAAGCTGACGGTGGCAGTCCCTCGGGCTTTATGAGGCAAATAGGCGGGAAAACAGTTGGGCTGCACGACGACACTTTTAAGAAGCGCCGAGATTTCTTTATTCAAGACGAGGATTTCCAGCGACAATTGAATGCGATTATTCTGCGCCGGGTGCGGCCGGAAATAGAGAAAGCTTTTCAGTTTACAATTACCAGGTTTGAACGGTATTTGATAGGTTGTTACGATGCTGACAGCGGCGGTTATTTTCGGCCGCACCGCGACAACACTAGCAAAGCTACGGTGCATCGCAGGTTTGCGATGACGCTAAACTTGAATGTGGGAGATTACACGGGGGGATTTTTACGGTTTCCAGAGTACGCGCCACACGGTTATAAAGGCGATTCAGGTACGGCGATTATTTTTTCGTGTTCTTTGCTGCATGAAGCCACTGCGGTGATTAGCGGCCAGCGCTTTGCTTTGCTGTCTTTTTTCTACGGCAATGAGGATGCTGCGCTACGAGAAGCTAATTTTAAGTATTTAGCTGCTGATTCAGATTCCCGAATTGGAGAACCGGCGTGA
- a CDS encoding trypsin-like peptidase domain-containing protein, translated as MNFKLLSLAVSGILTVGVAASPAAVVTTSPVRQSTDLTEFNSVHSQGAIAQNVEEQTNIRVYEKASPAVVTVDTDKSNGSGTIISPDGMVLTNAHVVSAGGTVNIILSDGRKLVADVIGFGEEGLDLAVVKIRGQNNLPTIPLARPGSVKVGQQAFAIGNPFGQFQGTFTVGIVSRIDLSRGLIQTDAAINPGNSGGPLLNSSGELIGVNTSIFTRGRGGGNIGIGFAISADKVPAFLTAVREGRAPRVAQARSPFGNKSPQKVALNGPAVSGLLTEKSSVLPTDNSFFDLYSFEGKAGQQITIEMKSQEIDPYLILLGPNQREIAQDDDGAGSKDARITVRLPADGTYTLVANSYQARQSGAYTLELKASAPTAPSRAILQEEGALVAGGPVLPSDNSLYREYTFEGRSGQSVAISLESTDFDPYVAIFGPNGRLVAENDDGSDSTKNAFLSVTLPATGRYRVIVNAYDASGRGRYTLTVR; from the coding sequence ATGAATTTCAAACTTCTAAGTTTAGCAGTATCGGGAATTTTAACGGTTGGGGTTGCAGCCAGCCCTGCTGCGGTTGTTACGACATCCCCTGTGCGGCAATCAACAGATTTAACGGAATTTAACTCGGTGCATTCCCAGGGTGCGATCGCCCAAAATGTCGAAGAACAAACCAATATTCGAGTCTACGAAAAAGCTAGTCCAGCGGTTGTTACCGTCGATACAGATAAATCTAACGGCAGCGGCACAATTATCAGCCCCGACGGCATGGTGTTAACTAACGCCCACGTTGTTTCGGCAGGCGGTACCGTCAATATCATTTTGTCAGACGGCAGAAAACTTGTCGCCGATGTCATCGGATTCGGCGAAGAAGGTCTAGACTTAGCCGTGGTGAAGATTCGCGGTCAAAACAATTTGCCCACCATTCCTTTAGCCCGTCCCGGTTCGGTGAAAGTCGGGCAACAAGCATTTGCGATCGGCAATCCATTCGGTCAATTTCAAGGTACTTTTACAGTCGGAATCGTCAGCCGCATCGACCTTTCTCGGGGCTTAATTCAAACCGACGCCGCCATCAATCCCGGCAATTCAGGAGGCCCGCTGCTCAACAGTTCAGGAGAATTAATCGGCGTCAATACTTCTATTTTTACTCGCGGTCGGGGTGGAGGTAATATCGGTATCGGTTTTGCAATTTCAGCAGACAAAGTACCCGCTTTCCTGACAGCGGTGCGAGAAGGGCGAGCTCCCCGCGTGGCTCAAGCCCGATCGCCCTTTGGCAACAAATCACCTCAAAAAGTTGCGTTAAACGGGCCCGCCGTCAGCGGCCTCCTCACCGAAAAGTCTAGCGTTCTGCCCACCGACAACAGCTTTTTCGACCTCTACTCCTTTGAGGGAAAAGCGGGCCAGCAAATCACAATAGAAATGAAAAGTCAAGAAATTGACCCTTATTTAATTTTGCTCGGACCCAACCAGCGCGAAATCGCGCAAGACGATGACGGGGCAGGCAGTAAAGACGCCAGAATTACAGTCAGGCTGCCTGCCGACGGGACTTACACGTTAGTTGCAAATTCCTACCAAGCTAGGCAGTCAGGGGCTTATACGTTAGAACTGAAAGCGAGTGCTCCTACCGCGCCTTCTCGGGCGATTTTGCAAGAAGAAGGTGCTTTAGTCGCAGGCGGCCCAGTATTGCCGTCTGACAACAGTCTGTATCGAGAGTATACTTTTGAAGGTCGATCGGGTCAGTCTGTAGCCATTTCCCTCGAAAGTACAGATTTCGATCCCTATGTGGCTATCTTTGGCCCTAACGGCCGATTAGTGGCAGAAAATGACGATGGGAGCGATTCGACTAAAAATGCGTTTTTGAGTGTTACTTTGCCCGCTACGGGTCGCTACCGCGTAATTGTCAATGCTTACGACGCTTCGGGCCGGGGTCGTTACACTCTAACTGTCCGTTGA
- a CDS encoding pre-peptidase C-terminal domain-containing protein, giving the protein MRQVRFWAIAPIALLATFSGKPNLSLPVSNSSGVANSSSTLISAEFPQNLPDARLAGKAVLTQATPKPSPSPQSSPTQSPTVEPRQSPNAGSSKVILEQNGELTPAKSSVLPSDSSLYDEYTFEGTQGQKVVVTVESTEFDTYLAIFNSQGELLAENDDATQQNSNSELTVTLSANGRYRVIVNAYDPPPKGRGKYSLTVRETTGN; this is encoded by the coding sequence ATGCGTCAAGTTAGATTTTGGGCGATCGCGCCAATTGCTCTACTAGCTACTTTTTCTGGCAAGCCGAATCTCTCCCTGCCAGTTTCAAATTCAAGTGGAGTTGCTAACAGCAGTTCCACCCTCATTTCAGCAGAATTTCCTCAAAATTTACCTGATGCGAGGCTTGCTGGCAAGGCTGTTTTAACTCAAGCAACCCCCAAGCCGTCGCCATCACCACAGAGTTCGCCAACTCAGAGTCCAACTGTAGAGCCTCGGCAGAGCCCTAATGCGGGTTCATCTAAAGTCATTTTAGAGCAAAACGGAGAACTCACTCCTGCTAAGTCTTCTGTACTGCCCTCCGACAGCAGTTTGTACGATGAGTATACCTTTGAAGGGACTCAGGGTCAGAAAGTGGTTGTTACCGTAGAAAGTACCGAGTTTGATACTTATCTCGCTATTTTCAACTCCCAGGGCGAGCTACTTGCAGAAAATGATGATGCAACGCAGCAAAATTCCAATTCAGAGCTTACTGTTACCTTGTCTGCGAACGGTCGCTATCGCGTGATTGTCAATGCTTACGATCCGCCTCCAAAAGGTAGAGGCAAGTACAGTTTGACCGTCCGCGAAACAACTGGGAATTAG
- a CDS encoding chlorophyll a/b-binding protein, which produces MTAQTPPSPKPTTPNTPKQAEPAFGWNAYAEQINGRFAMVGFVGLLLLEFFTRQDFFTWLGLR; this is translated from the coding sequence ATGACTGCTCAAACTCCTCCATCCCCAAAACCGACAACCCCAAATACCCCAAAACAAGCAGAACCAGCGTTTGGGTGGAATGCCTACGCCGAACAAATCAACGGACGATTTGCGATGGTGGGATTCGTGGGACTTTTGCTGCTAGAATTCTTCACCCGCCAGGATTTTTTCACCTGGCTGGGCCTGCGTTAA